Part of the Vitis vinifera cultivar Pinot Noir 40024 chromosome 13, ASM3070453v1 genome is shown below.
ttgttgctgacaatgcaggtttggaattgaggggccaccttgtggattgggtggaaaaggcaTCCTTCGCCTGTGTctgcaaattatttgaaatagatcccaaggagagggcctacaaaacattgcTCTCGGCGCGGAATTTGACAGaggtcgtccgggagccccaggaatatgttatcaacATCCTTCCTAGGAAATTGGCAAAGGATgagatagtgcctggggagcattatacagTGAAAGAGCTCCCCCTCTATCAGGAAGCTAAAGAAGCTGACGCTGAAAGGCGGCGAAAGCTCCTGGAGGATAGAGATCAGAAAAAGACtgaaggcactatccggaaggctcccggacagaagcgGGGTCCGGACTCCCCTCCGAAGAAAACTTCAGGAAAAAGggggaagctggtgaagaagcatgggaaggatgcgaaggaacccactcctcccaaggagtttcctcctccacaaactacctatgagggggaagtaatgatagaggagccagtaaatgctgctccgcactctatctcaagcggccccGGGCGCATGTCGGGGTTGAATCACTCAGGTCCCTCCTTAGTCGCGGCTGCGCGTCTAGCCaacgtggctgaggaagctgcatctatcAACCATCCGGGCAACCTCAATCCGGATGCAGCTGAAACGGccccgttggaggaagcgggggcagaaagccaaagtcagccttccgacgACCCGGATCGCCTGGCTATAGTCCTGGTGAAAGGGCCTCCCCTCAAGAAGCCGCGTTTGACGCGCGATCTACAGTCCGGACTCTTTGAgcggcttcaagagcggcagcaagagattgaaattagctgcgcttctgcccatgacgctcatccggatggaggcgaggtggagatggcTACTGAGACCTCAGCCGTTCCGGCAATAATTCCGGCTGAGGATGCATCCGGACCTATGTGCCCGGACGAAAATATGGGGGCTCCGATTCCGGGACACGAGCTACCCTCTCCTTCCTCATCCGAGGAGGAATCTGCTGATGATGCCGTTCCCGCTAGCCCTtttagctacgcggagttggaagctAAGTTAAAGCAGATTACTCTTGACTGGAAAGCCATCAAGCCCTCtgctaagatgtttgatatgatagaaacggtacgccgttgtcttgtgtttttgctttttgactttttgttgcactgatgtgtttgttgtagtatgatttatgtttttgcttttcttgtttgtgtgttagctggtgaggggcctccgcagcatgtctcaacaacacgctctttttactcagctgctgcagaccgcagactatatgaggaccttctcctctcggcaccaagagattgaaaatcaactgcgtctgagaatggaggaggctgaggccagtctatccaccatgcgagaggaaaatgaagccctccgggtggagttggctgaggcaaagggtcaagaagaatcaactgcgggccgccttcatgaggcggagggtgaggcagcccggctaagggatgaattgagtcgactccggacagaagttttgaatgaaaagaaacagaaggaagacttgcagctgcgtctggatgtgcaaaaagaggaacttgaacgggagtttgctgtggaaagggaggaacttgcagcggattaccagagacaagtggatgatacatttatctttgggtatcgctgctgcatgaagaagaacggtataaagcgagataccccttcaattcctccaagtgaagaaaagaagctccatgagaaacctgctccctgatagtttatctcttcttgcaatttttctgctgtaatttttccttctgtatatttttgtggtccggatgtctctttgtaatttacatttactcatatcaataaaacttacttctttctcatttgcacttgtGTACACTTTCTActgataatactgctttaaattaaacacattccatggtctgagtaacggagtgccatctagcttttgtaaatgatag
Proteins encoded:
- the LOC104881452 gene encoding uncharacterized protein LOC104881452, whose translation is MIEEPVNAAPHSISSGPGRMSGLNHSGPSLVAAARLANVAEEAASINHPGNLNPDAAETAPLEEAGAESQSQPSDDPDRLAIVLVKGPPLKKPRLTRDLQSGLFERLQERQQEIEISCASAHDAHPDGGEVEMATETSAVPAIIPAEDASGPMCPDENMGAPIPGHELPSPSSSEEESADDAVPASPFSYAELEAKLKQITLDWKAIKPSAKMFDMIETLVRGLRSMSQQHALFTQLLQTADYMRTFSSRHQEIENQLRLRMEEAEASLSTMREENEALRVELAEAKGQEESTAGRLHEAEGEAARLRDELSRLRTEVLNEKKQKEDLQLRLDVQKEELEREFAVEREELAADYQRQVDDTFIFGYRCCMKKNGIKRDTPSIPPSEEKKLHEKPAP